One part of the Rutidosis leptorrhynchoides isolate AG116_Rl617_1_P2 chromosome 1, CSIRO_AGI_Rlap_v1, whole genome shotgun sequence genome encodes these proteins:
- the LOC139886373 gene encoding RING-H2 finger protein ATL1-like: protein MDFSSMHKQVYNSNHRSITNHQNSTTQPSAFPATTTTGFPLLAIAIACITGITFLIITYFLITKCCYPLSRFLVARPVTLEEPLSVYSTPAWQITGLEESLIQQIPICRYNKRDNANKKLHKCVVCLNEFQDLDTLRVLPNCDHGFHLHCIDVWLRNNSNCPICRLNISGAARYPTDTIVPTSSPQDPPSLAHNSPTSSNQDFVTIELCEEGNHESRKCRIDSITRDERISVTKDEQLTIQPLRRSFSMDSAVDCDVYLSIQDIIRNHEEAIRTKQPFFSFGHTRGSRSAILPLEF from the coding sequence ATGGATTTTAGTTCTATGCACAAACAAGTCTACAACTCCAACCACCGTTCGATCACGAACCACCAAAACTCGACCACCCAACCATCAGCGTTTCCTGCAACCACCACGACCGGATTCCCACTTTTAGCCATCGCAATAGCTTGTATCACGGGGATCACATTTTTAATCATTACATATTTTTTAATCACAAAGTGTTGCTACCCGTTAAGTCGGTTCTTAGTAGCCCGGCCCGTGACCCTAGAAGAGCCACTATCAGTGTACTCGACTCCAGCGTGGCAAATCACTGGACTCGAAGAATCACTAATCCAACAAATACCAATTTGTCGGTACAACAAAAGGGACAACGCCAACAAAAAGCTACACAAATGTGTTGTTTGCTTGAATGAGTTTCAAGATTTGGACACATTAAGAGTTCTTCCTAATTGTGATCATGGGTTCCATTTGCATTGCATTGATGTTTGGCTTCGAAACAACTCAAACTGCCCGATTTGTCGATTGAACATCTCTGGGGCAGCCCGTTATCCAACCGACACTATTGTACCAACTTCTTCGCCCCAAGACCCGCCATCGTTGGCCCATAACAGCCCAACAAGTAGCAACCAAGATTTTGTTACAATTGAATTGTGTGAGGAGGGAAATCATGAGTCTAGAAAATGTCGTATTGATTCGATAACTAGGGACGAAAGGATAAGTGTCACTAAAGATGAGCAGCTAACGATTCAACCGTTACGAAGATCTTTTTCGATGGATTCTGCAGTTGATTGTGATGTTTACTTATCAATTCAAGATATTATAAGAAACCATGAAGAAGCTATTAGGACGAAACAACCTTTTTTCTCGTTTGGACATACACGAGGATCTCGAAGTGCTATTCTTCCTCTTGAATTTTGA